The Neobacillus sp. OS1-2 genome includes a window with the following:
- a CDS encoding SpoIIIAH-like family protein, whose translation MLLKKQTVWLLTMLSLVVVLSVYYITSPEQKTNDLAAVQQNAKDQNQGKTKTEVKKDGKTVVSTVAGDNEFAELRMKLEDLRSEEQTSLTEELASTDLSADERSKVKDQMDKLNKIAQSEEMLETFIKTMGFDDVLVRADGSKVIVTVKSKKKPSASEANKIMLEVKKEIDETNYVAVEYQHAK comes from the coding sequence ATGCTTTTGAAAAAACAAACGGTATGGTTATTAACAATGTTAAGTTTAGTGGTGGTGTTATCAGTTTATTACATTACCTCTCCAGAGCAAAAAACGAACGATCTAGCAGCAGTGCAACAAAATGCAAAGGATCAAAATCAGGGTAAAACAAAGACAGAAGTGAAGAAAGACGGCAAGACAGTCGTTTCTACTGTTGCCGGCGATAATGAGTTTGCAGAACTTCGTATGAAGCTTGAAGACTTAAGGAGCGAGGAGCAAACGAGTTTAACCGAAGAGCTAGCCTCGACAGACCTTTCTGCAGACGAAAGAAGTAAAGTGAAGGACCAAATGGATAAATTGAATAAAATAGCCCAAAGTGAAGAAATGCTTGAAACCTTTATTAAAACAATGGGATTTGATGATGTTCTAGTAAGAGCAGATGGATCAAAGGTAATCGTCACAGTCAAATCCAAAAAGAAGCCTTCTGCCTCAGAGGCAAATAAGATTATGTTAGAAGTGAAAAAGGAAATTGATGAAACAAATTATGTTGCGGTTGAATACCAACATGCAAAATAA
- the spoIIIAG gene encoding stage III sporulation protein AG, whose translation MDNNKGPLSWLKKIMKLDEKGEKKPGKYQYMLLVLCIGAAFMLAGNILFKKDPSTAAVSVGANEKAASEDVPTFSLKKSSGNKAIAEYEEKYENQLKKALEEMLGVDDVTVVVTIDSTDKKVFEKNRVTKSQKTDETDRDGGQRTVVDSSSDEQLVIIRKGDQEVPIVVETIRPEIRGVLVVAKGADNIEVKKWIREAVTRAYGVPSHRVAVMPKK comes from the coding sequence ATGGATAACAATAAAGGGCCATTATCATGGCTCAAAAAAATAATGAAATTGGATGAAAAAGGCGAGAAGAAGCCAGGAAAATATCAGTATATGCTTCTCGTTCTATGTATCGGTGCCGCCTTTATGCTTGCAGGTAACATTTTGTTTAAAAAAGATCCAAGTACTGCAGCGGTGTCTGTTGGAGCAAACGAAAAAGCTGCTTCTGAAGATGTACCGACATTTAGTCTAAAAAAGAGTTCGGGAAATAAGGCAATCGCTGAATATGAGGAAAAATATGAAAATCAGTTGAAGAAAGCACTGGAGGAAATGCTGGGTGTAGATGATGTAACCGTTGTGGTAACCATTGATTCAACCGATAAGAAAGTATTTGAGAAAAATAGAGTAACTAAATCGCAAAAAACCGACGAAACGGATCGTGATGGCGGGCAGCGCACGGTGGTGGATTCTTCTTCAGATGAACAATTGGTCATCATCCGTAAAGGAGACCAAGAGGTTCCAATTGTTGTAGAAACAATAAGGCCGGAGATTCGCGGTGTCCTCGTAGTTGCCAAGGGTGCAGATAATATCGAGGTGAAAAAATGGATTAGGGAAGCAGTTACCAGGGCTTATGGTGTGCCAAGCCACCGGGTTGCTGTTATGCCTAAAAAATAA